In Streptomyces erythrochromogenes, the DNA window CCCGCGACCGCACGGAGAAGCGGGTCCTGATCAACACGATCGGGCCCGTGTGGGACGGTAACGAGGTCTGGCTGCTCACGGCCGGCGGTGCGACCTTCGCCGCCTTCCCCGACTGGTACGCCACCCTCTTCTCCGGCTTCTACCTGCCGCTGCTGCTCATCCTGGTCTGCCTGATCATCCGGGGCGTGGCCTTCGAGTACCGGCACAAGCGCCCTGACGAGAGCTGGCAGGCCAACTGGGAACACGCGATCTTCTGGACCTCGCTGATCCCCGCGTTCCTGTGGGGCGTGGCCTTCGCCAACATCGTGCGCGGAGTGAAGATCGACCAGGACAAGGAGTACGTCGGCAGCTTCCTCGACCTGCTCAACGTCTACTCGCTCCTCGGCGGACTGGTCACCCTCACGCTGTTCACCTTCCACGGCGCGGTCTTCGCCTCGCTCAAGACCGTCGGTGACATCCGGGACCGGGCACGCAGGACGGCGACCGTGCTGGGGCTCGTCACCGCCGTGCTGGCGCTGGTCTTCCTCACCTGGACGCAGGCCTCGCGCGGCGACGGGAAGAGCCTGATCGCGATGGCCGTCGCGGTGCTGGCCCTCCTGGGGGCGCTCGGCTCCAACCTGGCGGGCCGCGAGGGCTGGTCGTTCGCACTGTCCGGGATCACCATCGCGGCTGCCGTCGCGATGCTCTTCCTGACGCTCTTCCCGAACGTGATGCCTTCCTCGCTCGACCCGGCCTGGAGCCTCACGGTCACCAACGCCTCGTCCAGCCCGTACACGCTGAAGATCATGACCTGGTGTGCCGCCGTGGCCACTCCGCTCGTGCTGCTCTACCAGGGCTGGACGTACTGGGTGTTCCGCAAGCGGATCGGGACGCAGCACATCGTCGACGCGCACTGAGCCCAGTGCCGGTGGACGCGCCCGCGTCCTCGCGCCACCTGACCCGCCGGCCCGGCCGGCCCTCCCCCGGAGGATGTTTCACGTGAAACCGATCGACCCGCGCCTGCTCCGGTACGCCCGGTCCACCCGCCTCTTCCTGGGGGCGGTGGTGGCCCTGGGGCTCGCCGGGGCGGGGCTGGTCGTCGGTCAGGCGATGCTCATCGCCGAGATCGTGGTCGGCGCCTTCGAGCAGGGCCTCGACGGCGAGGCGCTCCGTTCGCCGCTGTTGCTGCTCGCGGCGGTGGCGCTCGGCCGCGCTCTGATCGCATGGCTGACGGAGCTGGCCGCGCACCGTGCCAGTGCGGCGGTCAAGTCGGAACTGCGGGGCCGGCTGCTGGACCGGGCCGCGGAGCTCGGGCCCGGGCGTCCGGGCGGGCAGCGGACCGGATCGCTGGTGTCGCTGGCCACCCGGGGCGTGGACGCGCTCGACGACTACTTCTCCCGCTACCTGCCCCAGTTGGGGCTCGCGGTCGTGGTGCCGGTGGCAGTGCTCGCCCGCATCGTCACCGAGGACTGGGTGTCGGCGGCCATCATCGTGGTCACCCTCCCCCTCATCCCGGTTTTCATGGTCCTCATCGGCATGGCCACCCAGTCCCGGATGGACCGCCAGTGGCGGCTCCTGTCGCGGCTGTCGGGGCACTTCCTCGACGTGGTGGCCGGTCTTCCCACCCTGAAGGTCTTCGGCCGGGCCAAGGCGCAGGCCGAGTCCATCCGCAAGATCACCGACGACTACCGGCGGGCGACGATGCGGACGCTGCGCATCGCCTTCCTCTCGTCCTTCGCCCTGGAACTGCTGGCGACCCTGTCGGTCGCGCTGGTGGCCGTGACCATCGGCATGCGACTGGTCCACGGCGAACTCGACCTCTACACGGGCCTGGTCATCCTGATCCTGGCGCCCGAGGCCTACCTGCCGCTGCGGCAGGTGGGAGCGCAGTACCACGCTGCCGCGGAGGGGCTGGCGGCCGCCGAGGAGATCTTCGAGGTCCTGGAGACCCCCGACGCCGGGCCGGCCGGTACGGCGGAGCTGCCGGGCGGCGCTCCCCTGCGGATCGAGATCGACGGGGTCGCCGTCCGCTACGAGGGCCGGGACGAGGACTCGCCCCGGCCCGTCTCGCTGACTGTCGGACCGGGGGAGTGCGTGGCCCTCACCGGCCCGAGCGGCGCCGGCAAGTCCACG includes these proteins:
- the cydB gene encoding cytochrome d ubiquinol oxidase subunit II produces the protein MELHDVWFVLIAVLWIGYFFLEGFDFGIGVLTKLLARDRTEKRVLINTIGPVWDGNEVWLLTAGGATFAAFPDWYATLFSGFYLPLLLILVCLIIRGVAFEYRHKRPDESWQANWEHAIFWTSLIPAFLWGVAFANIVRGVKIDQDKEYVGSFLDLLNVYSLLGGLVTLTLFTFHGAVFASLKTVGDIRDRARRTATVLGLVTAVLALVFLTWTQASRGDGKSLIAMAVAVLALLGALGSNLAGREGWSFALSGITIAAAVAMLFLTLFPNVMPSSLDPAWSLTVTNASSSPYTLKIMTWCAAVATPLVLLYQGWTYWVFRKRIGTQHIVDAH